A stretch of Eschrichtius robustus isolate mEscRob2 chromosome 6, mEscRob2.pri, whole genome shotgun sequence DNA encodes these proteins:
- the LOC137765899 gene encoding LOW QUALITY PROTEIN: stAR-related lipid transfer protein 6-like (The sequence of the model RefSeq protein was modified relative to this genomic sequence to represent the inferred CDS: deleted 1 base in 1 codon; substituted 1 base at 1 genomic stop codon) — MNYKALAQQTAQEILGYYQETSGWKVVKTSDTFMCHTITQSFAMGSISPRDFIDLVYLKHYEGNMDIISSTSVDFPAYPPSSNYIRGCNHACGYMCSPLPENPAYSKLAMFVQKEMRGKLAPSIIXATMPSNLVSFILNVKDGIKANKIPSGRGWMHHNGHSSFLKKK, encoded by the exons ATGAACTATAAGGCACTTGCCCAACAAACTGCTCAAGAAATTTTAGGTTACTATCAAGAAACATCAGGCTGGaaagtggttaagac TTCGGACACATTCATGTGTCATACCATTACACAAAGTTTTGCCATGGGCTCAATATCCCCCCGAGACTTCATCGACTTAGTGTATTTGAAGCACTACGAAGGGAATATGGATATTATCAGTTCTACTAGTGTGGATTTTCCAGCATATCCTCCATCTTCAAATTATATTCGTGGTTGTAACCATGCTTGTGGCTATATGTGTTCACCTCTGCCAGAGAACCCAGCGTATTCCAAACTAGCGATGTTTGTCCAGaaagaaatgagaggaaaatTGGCCCCGTCAATAATTTAAGCAACCATGCCTTCCAATTTAGTAAGCTTCATCCTCAATGTAAAAGATGGAATAAAGGCAAACAAAATTCCATCAGGACGTGGATGGATG CATCATAATGGGCATTCATCATTCCTAAAGAAGAAATGA